In Methanosarcina siciliae T4/M, one genomic interval encodes:
- a CDS encoding MazG nucleotide pyrophosphohydrolase domain-containing protein encodes MEISEFQKLMYELYAHNDKRRGGKATMLWLVEEVGELAEAIRREEPENIEEELADCFAWIGALANLYGIDLEKAFLKKYPGVCPTCNQKPCICTD; translated from the coding sequence ATGGAGATTTCCGAGTTTCAGAAACTTATGTACGAACTCTACGCCCATAATGACAAAAGGAGGGGTGGAAAGGCTACCATGCTCTGGCTGGTTGAGGAAGTAGGAGAACTTGCCGAAGCTATTCGCAGAGAAGAACCCGAAAATATAGAAGAGGAACTTGCGGACTGTTTTGCCTGGATAGGAGCTCTTGCAAACCTTTACGGAATTGACCTCGAAAAAGCATTCCTTAAAAAATACCCTGGGGTCTGCCCTACCTGCAATCAAAAGCCCTGTATCTGCACTGACTGA
- a CDS encoding cation diffusion facilitator family transporter codes for MIHRYKKVQQVLILVLFLNLAVAFAKIIYGTFTGTLSMTADGYHSLFDGVSNIVGLVGIYISSRPPDREHPYGHQKYETFASIFIAVLLLFVGFEIFQNALNRFLVRSTPEVTTLSFVIMLGTMGINYLVTRYEYGKGLALRSQVLIADSMHTKSDIYVSLSVIASLVAIKSGFPLLDPLIALLISFLIFRAGFRIMKESSRVLLDMSRLEEEEICNLVLGVDGVIDCHKIRTRGGMGDIRIDMHVLVRPDMPLEDAHLIAHRVSKMLKAEYKDVSDVVVHLEPALPQGSNSKKTS; via the coding sequence ATGATCCATAGATATAAAAAAGTCCAGCAGGTTCTTATTCTCGTACTTTTCCTGAACCTTGCCGTAGCTTTTGCTAAAATCATCTACGGAACATTTACCGGCACCCTGAGCATGACTGCGGACGGATACCACTCCCTTTTTGACGGGGTATCCAATATTGTGGGGCTTGTGGGAATTTATATCTCATCCCGTCCTCCTGATCGGGAGCATCCTTACGGCCACCAGAAGTACGAAACATTTGCTTCTATTTTTATAGCTGTCTTGTTGTTGTTTGTCGGGTTTGAGATCTTCCAGAACGCTTTGAACCGTTTTCTTGTACGGAGCACTCCCGAGGTAACAACCCTGAGCTTTGTCATTATGCTCGGGACAATGGGCATAAACTACCTTGTTACCCGCTATGAATACGGGAAGGGGTTAGCCCTGAGAAGCCAGGTCCTTATTGCCGACTCCATGCATACTAAAAGTGACATTTATGTTTCTCTCTCGGTTATCGCAAGCCTGGTTGCTATAAAGTCCGGGTTTCCTCTCCTGGATCCGTTAATCGCTCTTCTCATCTCTTTCCTTATCTTCAGGGCCGGGTTCAGGATTATGAAGGAGAGCTCAAGAGTCCTCCTTGATATGTCCAGACTTGAGGAAGAAGAGATTTGTAATCTTGTCCTGGGAGTCGATGGAGTTATCGACTGCCACAAGATCCGGACTCGCGGGGGCATGGGGGATATCAGGATAGACATGCATGTGCTTGTGCGGCCCGATATGCCTCTTGAAGATGCGCATCTTATCGCTCACAGGGTTAGCAAGATGCTGAAAGCCGAATACAAAGACGTTTCTGATGTGGTTGTACATCTTGAGCCAGCCTTACCCCAAGGATCAAATAGCAAAAAAACCAGTTAA
- a CDS encoding bifunctional nuclease family protein — translation MDTDDYEDFEEIRVKDVYIVDVFSDPTPVVLLENLKGEMLPIYIGHLEALSIGNVIKKISPPRPMAHDLMVNIFDRLDIKVEGVMIDDKVDKVYYARLLIKKDNNIMQFDARPSDCIALALRVGAPIRIRKKVLECSEIEMSRLEGARVMNIFG, via the coding sequence ATGGACACCGATGACTACGAAGATTTTGAAGAAATTCGTGTCAAAGATGTGTATATAGTCGATGTTTTCAGTGACCCTACTCCTGTTGTACTTTTAGAGAATTTGAAAGGTGAGATGCTCCCCATTTATATAGGGCACCTAGAAGCCCTTTCAATAGGAAACGTGATTAAAAAAATATCTCCTCCTCGCCCGATGGCTCACGACCTCATGGTCAATATTTTTGACCGCCTTGATATAAAAGTAGAGGGTGTAATGATTGATGACAAGGTGGACAAAGTTTATTACGCTCGTCTCCTGATCAAAAAGGACAATAATATAATGCAGTTCGATGCCAGACCAAGCGACTGTATAGCCCTTGCCCTCAGGGTGGGTGCCCCTATAAGGATCAGAAAGAAAGTGCTGGAATGTTCAGAAATAGAAATGTCGAGACTTGAAGGTGCCCGTGTAATGAATATTTTTGGCTAA
- the ribB gene encoding 3,4-dihydroxy-2-butanone-4-phosphate synthase, with product MNESTIYECLKYGNENINMALEALRAGKMIQIYDSDSREGETDLVIPAKAVTYKSVKWMRKDAGGLICVAVDPVASKQLRLPFMADLVREASKTSESLGEVVEKDGDLKYDSHSSFSIWVNHRDTRTGIPDLERALTIRKIGEITEKSLSGNGVLFGNEFRTPGHVALLRAAEGLLDERMGQTELSVALARMAGITPAMVVCEMLDDESGKALSKENSKDYGKDHGLVFLEGKEILEAYMLWAGSEC from the coding sequence ATGAATGAAAGCACGATATATGAATGCCTGAAGTACGGGAATGAAAACATTAACATGGCACTGGAAGCCCTGCGTGCCGGAAAAATGATCCAGATCTATGACTCGGACTCCAGGGAAGGGGAAACAGATCTTGTGATCCCTGCAAAGGCTGTCACTTACAAGAGTGTGAAGTGGATGCGGAAAGACGCAGGCGGACTTATCTGTGTGGCAGTGGACCCTGTTGCCTCAAAACAGCTCAGGCTGCCTTTTATGGCAGATCTTGTCCGGGAAGCCAGCAAAACCAGCGAGTCCCTCGGAGAAGTTGTTGAAAAAGACGGGGACCTTAAGTACGATTCTCACTCCTCCTTTTCCATCTGGGTCAACCACAGGGACACAAGGACCGGAATTCCTGACCTTGAAAGAGCCCTTACAATCCGGAAAATAGGTGAAATCACCGAAAAATCCCTTTCTGGAAACGGAGTCCTTTTTGGAAACGAGTTTCGGACTCCGGGGCATGTGGCTCTCCTCCGGGCTGCCGAAGGGCTCCTCGATGAACGTATGGGCCAGACAGAACTTTCAGTAGCCTTAGCCAGAATGGCAGGAATTACCCCTGCAATGGTTGTCTGTGAAATGCTGGATGATGAGAGTGGAAAAGCCCTTTCAAAAGAAAATTCAAAAGATTACGGCAAAGACCACGGGCTTGTCTTCCTTGAAGGGAAAGAAATCCTGGAAGCTTATATGCTGTGGGCAGGTTCTGAGTGCTGA
- a CDS encoding protein-L-isoaspartate O-methyltransferase → MPERKEKGQASVGAEEDRGKKGHSEKKNKRKQEKEQEELHKLEEMRERLIRGLELHGTDEKVLKAMLRVPRHVFVPKYAKKGAYIDTPLEIGFGQTISAPHMVAIMCDLLELSEGLKVLEIGAGSGYNAAVMGELVGKSGHVYTVERIESLVDFARENLKKAGYENVTVLLDDGSMGYPKYAPYDRIVVTCAAPDIPEPLLEQLKPGGIMIIPVGDYIQELIRIKKDSEGNIHEEKRGGVVFVPMFGRHGFPRN, encoded by the coding sequence TTGCCAGAAAGAAAAGAGAAGGGTCAGGCCAGCGTGGGAGCAGAAGAGGACCGTGGTAAAAAAGGCCACAGCGAAAAAAAGAATAAAAGAAAACAGGAAAAAGAACAGGAAGAACTGCATAAACTCGAAGAGATGCGGGAACGTCTCATAAGAGGACTTGAGCTCCACGGAACGGATGAAAAAGTCCTCAAAGCCATGCTCAGGGTCCCGAGGCATGTATTTGTCCCGAAATACGCGAAAAAAGGGGCTTATATTGACACACCCCTTGAGATCGGCTTCGGGCAAACGATCTCTGCCCCCCATATGGTTGCTATCATGTGTGACCTCCTTGAGCTTTCGGAAGGACTGAAAGTTCTGGAAATTGGGGCAGGGTCAGGTTATAACGCAGCAGTAATGGGGGAGCTGGTAGGAAAGAGCGGGCATGTTTATACTGTTGAACGCATTGAGTCCCTTGTAGATTTTGCCAGGGAGAACCTGAAAAAAGCGGGCTATGAAAACGTTACGGTGCTGCTTGATGACGGGTCCATGGGCTATCCCAAATACGCTCCCTATGACAGGATAGTTGTAACATGCGCAGCACCCGATATTCCTGAACCTCTGCTGGAGCAGTTGAAACCCGGAGGAATAATGATAATTCCAGTGGGGGACTATATCCAGGAGCTGATCAGAATAAAGAAAGATTCTGAAGGCAATATACACGAAGAAAAAAGAGGGGGAGTTGTTTTCGTGCCCATGTTCGGCAGACATGGCTTCCCAAGAAATTGA
- the aroC gene encoding chorismate synthase, with product MAGNIFGQMFRITTWGESHGRAVGVVVDGLPAGLPFSEADIQKELDRRRPGQSEVSTPRSEADRVEILSGIFEGMSTGTPISMLVWNSDARSSSYDAIKNTPRPGHADFTYMARYGIRDHRGGGRSSARETIGRVAGGALAKLLLSRYGIRIAGNVLELGGIRAKPLSFEEILENVEKTPVRCADLEAAEKMLEKVAALRQEGDSVGGIVELIVKGVPAGLGEPVFDRLDSDLAKALLSIPAVKGFEIGAGFEAARMRGSEMNDPFSMEAGKVTCSKNNAGGILGGISTGLDIVCRVAVKPTPSIGKVQQTVDLTTRENTEIAIKGRHDPTIPPRMVPVAESMVALVLADHMLRSGFINSRTLLE from the coding sequence ATGGCTGGAAACATTTTCGGGCAGATGTTTCGAATCACGACATGGGGCGAGTCCCACGGCAGGGCTGTTGGGGTCGTGGTTGACGGGCTGCCTGCAGGACTTCCTTTCTCCGAAGCCGACATCCAGAAAGAACTGGACAGAAGGCGCCCCGGGCAGAGTGAGGTTTCCACACCGAGAAGTGAAGCTGACAGGGTGGAGATCCTTTCAGGAATTTTCGAAGGCATGAGCACAGGTACTCCCATCTCTATGCTGGTCTGGAACTCGGACGCCAGGTCTTCTTCTTATGATGCTATTAAAAATACTCCCCGTCCAGGACATGCCGATTTTACATACATGGCCCGCTACGGAATCCGGGACCACCGCGGAGGAGGCAGGTCTTCAGCCCGTGAAACAATAGGTCGGGTTGCAGGCGGGGCTCTTGCAAAGCTTCTGCTTTCACGTTACGGAATCAGGATTGCCGGGAATGTGCTCGAACTTGGTGGAATCCGGGCAAAACCCCTCTCTTTTGAAGAAATTCTTGAAAACGTGGAAAAAACCCCTGTGCGCTGTGCCGATCTTGAGGCGGCTGAAAAAATGCTTGAAAAAGTTGCAGCTCTGCGGCAGGAAGGAGACAGTGTTGGCGGAATTGTTGAGCTTATTGTAAAAGGTGTGCCTGCAGGTCTCGGAGAACCCGTATTTGACAGGCTTGATTCAGACCTTGCAAAAGCCCTTCTGAGCATCCCCGCAGTCAAGGGCTTTGAAATAGGAGCCGGATTTGAGGCAGCCCGTATGCGCGGAAGTGAAATGAACGATCCTTTCAGCATGGAAGCAGGAAAAGTAACCTGTTCGAAAAATAATGCAGGCGGAATCCTCGGAGGAATTTCTACTGGTCTTGATATCGTCTGCAGAGTAGCAGTAAAACCCACCCCCTCCATAGGAAAGGTCCAGCAAACCGTTGACCTTACAACCCGGGAAAACACAGAAATCGCAATCAAAGGGCGTCATGATCCCACTATCCCTCCGCGCATGGTTCCGGTTGCTGAATCCATGGTTGCCCTCGTACTTGCCGACCATATGCTCAGGAGCGGCTTTATCAATTCCAGGACCCTGCTGGAATAA
- a CDS encoding PocR ligand-binding domain-containing protein, with product MKESLRKSGIDVIGDVPWGTHFCQFYQTKEDLMEIIVPYFKAGLENNELCVWITSKPLEAGEAKEALRRVIPDFDVYLEKGQIEIIPYIHEHINEGVFGSEKVIKDRVKKSDPVLAGGYGGLRTAGDTPWSKKGELGDFVDYESEVDANIGKYQTISLFPYFLDMCSTADILKIAFNHQFALIKKEGIWERIESYSRKRAEEELRRSEQHFRLKLENMLSLTFPSRQMAEPELADIVDARAIHSLMDDFYNFAHITMALVDLKGNVLVNVGWQDICTRFHRVHPETCKRCVESDTKLSAGVAPGEFKLYKCKNNMWDVATPIIVDGRHVGNIFSGQFFFEEETPDYEFFRIQARKYDFNEKEYIAALEKVPRLSRETVGICMSFFMKLAHMISQLGYSNIKMARSLTERDALLDVVRESEERFRSVLEHSLDAAYRRNLQTDSYDYMSPVIKQITGFSVREMSAMSINEVLGRIHPDDLPLVSAELARALDAGRGTVEYRFRCRDGKYRWLADHFTEIKDQNSRPLFRGGIVRDITEHKQVEEALIRNENKFRTLAENSPDIIVRFDRQKRHIYANPAAVEPYSRSPEEIIGKTHTELGMNPEKVKFLEEHHENVFSTGKPETAEFQHTSPRGKEYYFNTRIVPEFAGGEVTSVLAISRDITYAKEAESRLKEAHENLEKLVEERTIQLEKAYNLLKESEKGLAEAQKMAHIGNWEWDIASDKAYWSEEMYRIFRRDPREMAPSYDEYLSYIHPDDRDYYDNAHKGAVEGKPYSTDQRIILASGEEHTIHLQSEVIFNEEKVPVRLKGTVQDITERKKAEKALVNLESARKKEIHHRIKNNLQVISSLLDLQAEKFNNREHVEKSEIMEAFRESQDRVISMALIHEELYKGGGFDTLNFSSYIEELAENLFQTYRLGNADINLKMDLEEKIFFDMDIAVPLGIIVNELVSNSLKHAFTEEKEGEIRIRLCREENNNKLDKSLFSLTISDNGNGIPENVEFESFESLGLQLVSILVDQLDGKIDSKQEQGTKFIITFKVAERS from the coding sequence ATGAAAGAAAGCCTGAGAAAATCTGGCATTGATGTGATTGGAGACGTGCCCTGGGGAACGCACTTCTGTCAATTCTACCAAACAAAAGAAGATTTAATGGAAATAATTGTTCCCTACTTCAAAGCAGGGCTGGAAAATAACGAGCTTTGCGTGTGGATCACATCAAAGCCTCTGGAAGCGGGAGAGGCAAAAGAAGCCTTGAGAAGGGTTATTCCTGATTTTGATGTTTATCTGGAGAAAGGGCAAATCGAAATCATTCCCTACATTCACGAACATATAAATGAAGGTGTTTTCGGTTCAGAGAAAGTCATAAAAGACCGGGTTAAGAAATCAGATCCGGTTCTGGCAGGTGGCTATGGAGGGCTCAGGACAGCAGGGGACACTCCCTGGTCGAAAAAAGGGGAGTTGGGTGATTTTGTTGATTATGAGAGTGAAGTGGATGCGAATATCGGCAAATACCAGACTATATCTTTGTTTCCATATTTTCTCGATATGTGCAGCACCGCAGATATCCTCAAAATTGCCTTCAATCATCAATTTGCTTTGATCAAAAAGGAAGGAATATGGGAGCGGATAGAAAGTTACAGCCGAAAGCGCGCAGAAGAGGAACTACGCCGGAGTGAGCAGCACTTCAGGCTGAAGCTGGAGAACATGCTTTCGCTTACCTTTCCTTCCCGGCAGATGGCTGAGCCGGAGCTTGCCGATATAGTTGATGCCCGTGCGATCCATTCCCTGATGGATGATTTCTATAACTTTGCTCACATTACCATGGCCCTGGTGGATCTCAAAGGCAATGTTCTGGTAAATGTCGGATGGCAGGACATCTGCACCAGGTTCCACAGGGTACACCCCGAAACCTGCAAACGCTGCGTGGAAAGCGACACAAAACTATCCGCTGGCGTTGCTCCTGGAGAATTTAAGCTGTACAAATGCAAAAACAACATGTGGGACGTAGCAACCCCTATCATAGTGGACGGGCGGCATGTTGGCAATATCTTCTCAGGGCAGTTCTTTTTTGAGGAAGAGACTCCGGACTATGAGTTTTTCCGCATCCAGGCCAGAAAATACGATTTCAACGAGAAGGAATACATAGCGGCGCTTGAAAAAGTTCCGCGCCTGAGCAGGGAGACCGTAGGCATATGTATGTCCTTTTTCATGAAGCTTGCTCACATGATCTCGCAGCTAGGCTACAGCAATATCAAAATGGCCCGGTCGCTTACGGAACGCGATGCCCTGCTGGATGTGGTGCGGGAGAGTGAAGAGCGGTTCCGCTCGGTTCTTGAGCACTCCCTTGATGCGGCGTACCGGCGAAACCTTCAGACCGACAGCTATGATTACATGAGTCCGGTGATAAAGCAAATAACAGGCTTCTCTGTCCGGGAGATGAGCGCGATGAGCATAAACGAAGTTCTTGGTCGCATTCATCCCGACGACCTCCCCCTGGTTAGCGCGGAACTGGCCCGGGCATTAGATGCAGGCCGTGGGACTGTTGAGTACCGGTTCAGGTGCAGGGACGGAAAATACCGCTGGCTTGCAGATCACTTCACGGAGATAAAGGATCAGAATAGCAGGCCCCTCTTCAGGGGAGGTATCGTCCGCGACATTACCGAGCACAAGCAGGTTGAAGAGGCCCTGATAAGGAATGAGAACAAATTCCGTACACTGGCTGAAAATTCTCCCGACATAATTGTCCGATTTGATAGACAAAAGCGACATATATATGCCAATCCTGCAGCTGTGGAACCTTATAGCCGCTCTCCGGAAGAAATCATTGGGAAAACTCACACTGAACTGGGAATGAATCCTGAGAAGGTAAAATTCCTGGAAGAACACCATGAAAATGTTTTTTCCACAGGTAAACCCGAAACAGCGGAATTTCAGCATACATCGCCCCGGGGAAAAGAGTACTATTTTAATACACGAATAGTACCGGAGTTTGCTGGCGGGGAAGTGACTTCCGTTCTTGCGATTTCCAGGGATATTACGTATGCAAAAGAAGCAGAATCCAGGTTGAAAGAAGCACATGAAAATTTGGAAAAATTAGTTGAAGAGCGAACAATCCAGCTTGAGAAAGCTTACAACTTGTTGAAAGAAAGCGAAAAAGGTCTGGCTGAAGCTCAAAAAATGGCTCATATCGGAAACTGGGAATGGGATATTGCAAGCGATAAAGCATACTGGTCTGAGGAAATGTACCGTATTTTCAGACGTGATCCCCGGGAAATGGCGCCATCTTACGATGAGTATTTGAGTTACATACATCCCGATGACCGGGACTACTATGATAATGCCCACAAGGGTGCCGTAGAGGGAAAACCTTACAGCACTGACCAGAGGATTATTTTAGCTAGCGGGGAAGAACACACAATCCACTTGCAATCCGAAGTTATTTTTAATGAAGAGAAGGTCCCTGTTCGACTAAAGGGGACGGTTCAGGACATCACCGAACGTAAAAAAGCCGAGAAGGCTCTGGTGAACCTTGAGAGTGCCCGCAAAAAAGAAATTCATCACAGGATTAAGAATAACTTGCAGGTAATTTCATCCCTTCTTGACCTTCAGGCTGAAAAGTTCAATAACAGGGAACATGTTGAAAAATCGGAAATTATGGAAGCTTTCAGGGAAAGCCAGGACAGAGTAATATCAATGGCTCTTATCCACGAGGAACTGTACAAGGGTGGAGGGTTCGACACCCTTAACTTTTCATCGTATATTGAGGAACTCGCTGAGAACCTTTTCCAGACATACAGGCTTGGAAATGCTGATATCAACTTAAAAATGGATCTTGAAGAAAAAATCTTTTTTGATATGGATATTGCTGTTCCTTTAGGAATTATTGTTAATGAACTCGTTTCTAACTCTCTCAAGCACGCCTTCACTGAGGAAAAAGAAGGGGAAATTAGAATCCGGCTTTGCAGGGAAGAAAATAATAACAAACTGGATAAATCTCTTTTCAGTCTGACAATTTCAGATAACGGAAATGGTATTCCTGAAAACGTAGAATTCGAAAGTTTTGAATCACTCGGACTGCAGTTAGTGAGTATCCTTGTTGACCAGCTGGATGGAAAAATCGATTCCAAGCAAGAGCAGGGGACAAAATTCATAATTACATTCAAGGTAGCGGAAAGATCATAA
- a CDS encoding HVO_0476 family zinc finger protein, which yields MTQHLNIECPSCSPKEKVSHELIKFGINPMVHCLECGLVYIASGLKTPDKISVRVYVNRIDRPFTRWVKLNAGELLSEDEEIVLDSGRSSDRNQYVITSLQVGVRRVPSALAEELDTIWARPLDEITFAKRRKVRQKHPAALENMIGVPSPSGAFDIAQET from the coding sequence ATGACACAACATCTCAATATTGAATGCCCCTCCTGTTCACCGAAGGAAAAAGTCTCTCACGAACTGATAAAATTCGGGATAAACCCTATGGTGCACTGCCTTGAATGCGGACTTGTCTACATCGCCTCAGGACTGAAGACCCCTGATAAAATAAGTGTAAGAGTCTATGTAAACAGGATCGATCGCCCCTTCACCCGCTGGGTAAAACTGAATGCAGGAGAACTCCTTAGCGAAGATGAGGAAATAGTTCTGGATTCAGGAAGAAGCAGTGATAGGAACCAGTATGTTATAACCTCACTCCAGGTAGGAGTCAGGCGCGTGCCTTCTGCCCTTGCAGAGGAACTGGACACAATCTGGGCGAGACCCCTTGATGAAATCACTTTCGCAAAGAGAAGGAAAGTGAGACAAAAACATCCCGCAGCTCTTGAAAATATGATAGGAGTTCCCTCCCCTTCGGGAGCCTTTGACATAGCACAGGAAACGTAA
- the hisF gene encoding imidazole glycerol phosphate synthase subunit HisF, which produces MLTKRIIPCLDVTLDRAGGCVVKGVEFVDLKEAGDPVELAKRYNEDGADELVFLDITASAHGRETMIDVIERTADEVFIPLTVGGGISSIDAIRQILRAGADKVSVNTSAVKNPDFIKESSDIFGAQCIVTAIDCRRNTDIKNNPDKTVLELEDGTPAWYEVVIYGGRETTGIDAVQWAKRAEELGSGEILLTSMDRDGTCAGYDLPITRKLSEELDVPIIASGGVGKPQHIYEGFSEGKADAALAASIFHFSEYSIREVKEYLREREIPVRL; this is translated from the coding sequence ATGCTCACCAAAAGAATAATACCATGCCTTGATGTGACCCTTGACAGGGCAGGCGGTTGTGTAGTCAAGGGTGTGGAGTTTGTGGACCTGAAAGAGGCCGGAGACCCTGTGGAGCTCGCTAAACGTTATAATGAAGACGGCGCTGATGAACTTGTTTTCCTGGATATCACAGCTTCCGCCCACGGCAGGGAAACAATGATCGATGTAATTGAAAGGACTGCAGATGAGGTTTTCATTCCCCTTACGGTTGGGGGCGGGATCAGTTCGATTGATGCAATCCGCCAGATCCTCAGGGCAGGCGCGGACAAGGTTTCGGTCAACACCTCGGCAGTAAAGAACCCTGATTTTATCAAAGAGTCCTCGGACATATTCGGAGCCCAGTGTATCGTTACTGCGATTGACTGCAGGCGGAATACCGACATAAAGAACAATCCCGACAAGACCGTCCTGGAACTTGAAGACGGGACCCCGGCCTGGTACGAAGTGGTAATTTACGGAGGCAGGGAAACGACAGGGATCGATGCCGTGCAGTGGGCAAAAAGAGCGGAAGAACTGGGGTCCGGGGAAATCCTCCTTACAAGCATGGACCGTGACGGGACCTGCGCTGGCTACGACCTCCCGATTACAAGAAAGCTCTCCGAAGAGCTCGACGTCCCCATCATCGCCTCCGGTGGAGTAGGAAAGCCCCAGCACATCTACGAAGGGTTTTCCGAAGGAAAAGCCGATGCAGCCCTTGCAGCAAGCATTTTTCACTTCAGTGAATATTCAATACGGGAAGTAAAAGAATATCTGAGAGAGCGGGAAATCCCCGTAAGACTCTGA
- a CDS encoding HVO_0476 family zinc finger protein, giving the protein MIREIEIECPSCSPQEEVAHEVLKEGQSPLVRCMECGQVHPAKMKTPKNVRLKVIVSKMDVSNTFKTELDSETVLQVDDELVVDDEESGIVCPILITSLEAGGKRVNAGMAEEIETVWGRAIDEVTVKFSAQEGTEKTEVMEKSFHGDYEFVVGAEEKVGNTRLFINKIKVRDGNFRSRKGDVVLAKYVKRIFARKKREGSGQRGSRRGPW; this is encoded by the coding sequence ATGATAAGAGAAATAGAGATTGAGTGCCCTTCCTGTTCCCCGCAGGAAGAGGTCGCGCATGAAGTTTTAAAAGAAGGACAGAGCCCCCTTGTTCGCTGTATGGAATGCGGCCAGGTGCATCCTGCAAAAATGAAAACCCCGAAAAACGTCAGATTGAAAGTTATTGTCAGCAAGATGGACGTCTCAAATACCTTCAAAACCGAGCTGGACTCCGAGACCGTGCTTCAGGTGGATGATGAGCTGGTTGTTGATGACGAAGAAAGCGGAATAGTATGTCCCATTCTGATTACCTCCCTTGAAGCCGGAGGAAAACGAGTCAATGCAGGCATGGCTGAAGAAATTGAGACAGTGTGGGGCAGGGCAATTGACGAAGTAACAGTTAAATTCTCTGCACAGGAAGGAACTGAAAAAACGGAAGTAATGGAAAAAAGCTTTCATGGAGACTATGAATTTGTAGTGGGAGCGGAGGAAAAAGTTGGGAACACCAGGCTTTTCATTAACAAAATCAAGGTCCGGGACGGGAATTTCAGGTCAAGAAAAGGAGACGTTGTACTTGCAAAATATGTAAAACGCATATTTGCCAGAAAGAAAAGAGAAGGGTCAGGCCAGCGTGGGAGCAGAAGAGGACCGTGGTAA
- a CDS encoding winged helix-turn-helix domain-containing protein/riboflavin kinase has translation MHLKIKAMWVPTVPDIEYLKKLALRGAVNKTVKVSSSEFHKHTGDSSKTTARKLKQMEEEQLIERKIVPGGQLIKMTEKGIEILKNEYVEYSRIFSSEPDILELEGNVLKGLGEGQYYINIPGYRHQFEEKLHFVPFPGTLNVQLSETSSALRNRLKEMPAIRIDGFNDGERTFGGGNCYPIKVEGIEAAVVVPDRTHYPSDLIEIIAPVKLRDALKLKDGDRIVTRVKKQGMEG, from the coding sequence ATGCATCTCAAAATTAAGGCAATGTGGGTGCCGACAGTGCCGGACATCGAATACCTGAAGAAACTTGCCCTCAGAGGGGCAGTAAATAAAACTGTTAAGGTCTCTTCGAGTGAGTTTCACAAGCATACGGGAGACAGCTCTAAAACCACAGCACGAAAGCTAAAACAGATGGAAGAAGAGCAGTTGATTGAAAGAAAGATAGTTCCCGGTGGCCAGTTGATAAAAATGACAGAAAAAGGGATTGAAATCCTGAAGAATGAATACGTCGAATACAGCAGGATCTTTTCCTCAGAGCCCGATATTCTGGAACTCGAGGGAAATGTGCTTAAAGGTCTTGGGGAAGGTCAGTATTATATAAACATCCCAGGATACAGGCATCAATTTGAAGAAAAACTTCATTTCGTGCCTTTTCCGGGTACTCTGAACGTGCAGCTTTCGGAAACCAGCTCGGCTCTTCGAAACAGGCTTAAAGAAATGCCTGCTATCCGAATAGACGGTTTTAATGACGGAGAGCGCACTTTCGGAGGCGGGAATTGTTATCCTATTAAAGTAGAGGGGATCGAAGCTGCTGTGGTCGTCCCTGACAGAACACACTACCCCTCGGATTTAATTGAGATTATTGCACCGGTAAAACTCAGGGATGCCCTGAAATTGAAAGACGGAGACAGAATTGTGACAAGGGTAAAAAAACAGGGTATGGAGGGATAG